Proteins from one Flavobacterium branchiarum genomic window:
- a CDS encoding AcvB/VirJ family lysyl-phosphatidylglycerol hydrolase — protein MPDDVTKKLNLPLHITTPTKDKTSPYMVVFISGDGGWTDFDQQMASAFALKGAPVIGLDALKYFWQKKSPEETTIDVLRVMETYSEEWKKEKILFVGYSFGADIVPFVYNRIPDKFKKNIAGIGLLSPSKETDFEVHVSELLDIDNTSAGFSVPNEINKISAIHPVCFFGKEEDDLPIKEISKENTKIIYLDGGHHYTDAFITVAKEMMP, from the coding sequence ATGCCGGATGATGTCACAAAAAAACTCAATCTACCACTGCATATCACTACTCCAACCAAAGATAAAACAAGTCCTTATATGGTTGTATTCATTTCTGGCGATGGCGGATGGACTGATTTTGACCAACAAATGGCTAGTGCATTCGCATTAAAAGGAGCACCTGTAATTGGTCTAGATGCATTAAAATATTTTTGGCAGAAAAAAAGTCCTGAAGAAACTACAATTGATGTGCTTCGGGTTATGGAAACGTATAGTGAAGAATGGAAAAAAGAAAAAATACTATTTGTTGGTTATTCATTCGGGGCAGATATTGTTCCTTTTGTATACAATCGAATTCCTGATAAATTTAAAAAAAATATTGCAGGAATTGGCTTGTTATCGCCATCTAAAGAAACAGATTTTGAAGTTCATGTATCCGAACTTTTGGATATAGACAATACATCAGCAGGATTTTCGGTACCTAATGAAATTAATAAAATCAGTGCTATTCATCCAGTTTGCTTTTTTGGCAAAGAGGAAGATGATCTTCCGATTAAAGAGATTTCAAAAGAAAATACTAAAATTATATATCTTGACGGAGGCCACCATTATACAGATGCATTTATAACAGTTGCAAAAGAAATGATGCCTTAG